A genome region from Solirubrobacter pauli includes the following:
- the recD2 gene encoding SF1B family DNA helicase RecD2 — protein MDTPGTPFEDEIVVRRIRFSSEESGFAVVDADRGSDELVLIGPLAHLEEREHVKVVGVWHDDKRYGPQVKVSIAESMPPSGDEALLAYLKRVRHVGIKRASNLLDRYGERVLEVIDQDPALAFRRAGLSHPRSREAAKSWAALRSTRALHLLLAPHGLAWLVPRIAAEYGDRAHEMVRKRPYELTSVFGVGFQIADTIAKAAGIPRDSPGRRRAAVVHVLTEAERDGSTCLPVPELVSKAGTLVGGAPPDAQLLHDMVEHEDLVLEDEAGALWAYRPPTWKLEAELADLIGRLADSRPSLKPAVVAEEDLTPAPEQAAAVLAAFTSRISIVTGGPGTGKTATIRLICAAAKAQKKSVTLVAPTGRAARRMAESTDMEASTIHSALGWIPGQGPTKDEIEGDVLVVDETSMANLELLVTLLRAVGAVTHVVLVGDADQLAPVGAGKPFAELVATKVVPVAELTHIFRQAAGSMIVRGAHAVRQGQMPDFAPHEGLQRDLFLIERDDPAAALDEIESLVAQRLPKHYGIDPVTDLQVFAPVYRGALGIEALNTRLRSALNRGGEPVLGGRLRIGDKLMLSGRNLHELGLMNGTILRLLDHRDEKLIVSADGMVVELPDEEAPRLQLAYACSIHKGQGIELPVAIVVAHPQAGPYFLRREMLYTAMTRARVATLVVGTRAVVGRAAGTPDTSRRYSRLAVRLASD, from the coding sequence ATGGACACGCCCGGCACGCCGTTCGAGGACGAGATCGTCGTCCGCCGCATCCGCTTCTCCAGCGAGGAGAGCGGCTTCGCGGTCGTGGACGCCGACCGTGGCAGCGACGAGCTCGTGCTGATCGGGCCGCTCGCGCACCTCGAGGAGCGCGAGCACGTGAAGGTCGTCGGCGTCTGGCACGACGACAAGCGCTACGGGCCGCAGGTGAAGGTCTCGATCGCCGAGTCGATGCCGCCGTCGGGCGACGAGGCGCTGTTGGCGTACCTCAAGCGCGTACGCCACGTGGGCATCAAGCGCGCCTCGAACCTGCTCGACCGCTACGGCGAGCGTGTGCTGGAGGTGATCGACCAGGACCCGGCGCTCGCGTTCCGCCGCGCCGGGCTCTCGCACCCGCGCTCGCGGGAGGCGGCGAAGTCGTGGGCCGCGTTGCGCTCCACGCGCGCGCTCCACCTTCTGCTCGCGCCGCACGGGCTCGCGTGGCTGGTGCCGCGGATCGCCGCCGAGTACGGCGACCGCGCGCACGAGATGGTGCGCAAGCGGCCGTACGAGCTGACGAGCGTCTTCGGGGTCGGGTTCCAGATCGCGGACACCATCGCCAAGGCCGCCGGCATCCCGCGCGACTCGCCGGGCCGGCGCCGCGCGGCGGTCGTGCACGTGCTCACCGAGGCAGAGCGGGACGGCTCCACGTGCCTGCCCGTCCCGGAGCTGGTCAGCAAGGCCGGCACGCTGGTGGGCGGCGCGCCGCCCGACGCGCAGCTGCTGCACGACATGGTCGAGCACGAGGACCTGGTGCTCGAGGACGAGGCGGGCGCGCTGTGGGCGTACCGGCCGCCCACCTGGAAGCTGGAAGCGGAGCTGGCCGACCTGATCGGCCGCCTGGCCGACTCGCGGCCGTCGCTGAAGCCGGCGGTCGTCGCCGAGGAGGACCTCACCCCCGCGCCTGAGCAGGCGGCGGCGGTGCTCGCGGCGTTCACGTCCCGGATCTCGATCGTCACCGGCGGCCCCGGCACCGGCAAGACCGCGACGATCCGGCTCATCTGCGCCGCGGCCAAGGCGCAGAAGAAGTCGGTCACGCTCGTCGCCCCGACCGGCCGCGCGGCGCGGCGGATGGCCGAGTCGACCGACATGGAGGCCTCGACGATCCACTCCGCGCTCGGCTGGATCCCCGGGCAGGGCCCGACGAAGGACGAGATCGAGGGCGACGTGCTCGTGGTGGACGAGACCTCGATGGCGAACCTGGAGCTGCTGGTGACGCTGCTGCGGGCGGTCGGCGCGGTGACGCACGTCGTGCTCGTCGGCGACGCCGATCAGCTGGCGCCGGTCGGCGCGGGCAAGCCGTTCGCGGAGCTCGTGGCCACGAAGGTCGTGCCGGTCGCCGAGCTCACGCACATCTTCCGCCAGGCCGCGGGGTCGATGATCGTCCGCGGCGCGCACGCCGTGCGCCAGGGCCAGATGCCGGACTTCGCACCGCACGAGGGCCTGCAGCGCGACCTGTTCCTGATCGAGCGGGACGACCCTGCGGCGGCCCTGGACGAGATCGAGTCGCTGGTGGCGCAGCGGCTCCCGAAGCACTACGGGATCGACCCGGTCACCGACCTGCAGGTGTTCGCCCCCGTCTACCGGGGCGCGCTCGGGATCGAGGCGCTCAACACGCGGTTGCGCAGCGCGCTCAACCGCGGCGGCGAGCCGGTGCTGGGCGGGCGCCTGCGGATCGGCGACAAGCTGATGCTGTCGGGGCGCAACCTGCACGAGCTCGGGCTGATGAACGGCACGATCCTGCGGCTGCTCGACCATCGCGACGAGAAGCTGATCGTGAGCGCCGACGGCATGGTCGTCGAGCTGCCCGACGAGGAGGCGCCGCGGTTGCAGCTCGCCTACGCGTGCTCGATCCACAAGGGCCAGGGGATCGAGCTGCCGGTGGCGATCGTGGTCGCGCATCCGCAGGCCGGCCCGTACTTCCTGCGGCGCGAGATGCTCTACACGGCGATGACCCGCGCGCGGGTGGCGACGCTGGTGGTCGGCACACGCGCGGTGGTCGGCCGGGCGGCGGGCACGCCGGACACGTCGCGTCGGTATTCGCGCCTGGCGGTTAGGCTTGCCTCGGATTGA
- a CDS encoding peptidoglycan-binding protein: protein MERDLASVELWERSLDRSRRRRAQTRSRVTNVQVSAALVAASVAVPTTGTAAAQELERGTTGDDVRAVQRALGITADGEFGPITRRAVKDFQARSGLVVDGIVGPATKRALGLAGAPTPSGSRGVTPSNAATTMSIQRALGISADGVYGPITRQAVRDFQRSRGLVVDGVAGPATLGALGVSGGGSAPSSSGGSAVGAARTKLGAPYQLGGEGPAWDCSGLTQWAMAQAGVTIPRTSFDQFNVGTPVTRESIQAGDLVFFDANGPGASHVGIATGNATVISATTHGVREHAIGGDYWGTHYVGARRY, encoded by the coding sequence ATGGAGCGGGATCTCGCGAGCGTCGAGTTGTGGGAGCGGTCGTTGGATCGCTCCCGCCGCCGCCGGGCGCAGACCAGGAGCCGGGTGACGAACGTGCAGGTGTCGGCGGCGCTGGTCGCGGCGTCGGTGGCCGTGCCCACCACGGGCACCGCGGCGGCGCAGGAGCTCGAGCGCGGCACCACCGGGGACGACGTGCGCGCGGTCCAGCGTGCGCTGGGCATCACCGCCGACGGTGAGTTCGGGCCGATCACGCGCCGGGCCGTGAAGGACTTCCAGGCGCGCAGCGGGCTGGTGGTCGACGGCATCGTCGGGCCGGCCACCAAGCGCGCGCTCGGCCTGGCCGGCGCGCCGACGCCGAGCGGGTCCCGGGGCGTCACGCCGTCGAACGCGGCCACCACCATGTCCATCCAGCGGGCGCTCGGCATCTCCGCCGATGGCGTCTACGGGCCGATCACCCGCCAGGCGGTGCGGGACTTCCAGCGCAGCCGCGGCCTGGTCGTGGACGGCGTCGCCGGTCCGGCGACGCTCGGCGCGCTGGGCGTGTCCGGCGGCGGCTCGGCTCCGTCGTCGAGCGGCGGCTCGGCGGTCGGCGCGGCGCGGACGAAGCTCGGCGCGCCGTACCAGCTGGGCGGCGAAGGGCCGGCGTGGGACTGCTCGGGCCTGACGCAGTGGGCGATGGCGCAGGCCGGCGTCACGATCCCGCGCACGAGCTTCGACCAGTTCAACGTCGGCACCCCGGTCACCCGCGAGAGCATCCAGGCGGGCGACCTCGTGTTCTTCGACGCCAACGGGCCGGGCGCGTCGCACGTCGGCATCGCCACCGGCAACGCGACCGTCATCTCGGCCACGACGCACGGCGTCCGCGAGCACGCGATCGGCGGCGACTACTGGGGCACGCATTACGTAGGCGCGCGCCGCTACTAG
- a CDS encoding response regulator, with the protein MNHRRSLVRAPAASALLVLAVLAAILALLVDHRVSRDTLERTAVWRDELATIRGEASLARLNAEKRAAGDIRADVDGPLNGALDACDGLQASASNGLVVPAERLCQQVRLLRSTPRDDVVFAALLHERDRALAAVEDRRQQDERWLLRLELFLGALLVGLFVAASLMLRRARLRLAAQGEQHRTVLDSVGDGIMTTDGAGIVTYANPAANAMLGAADLRGQSLVGYPGSKPAATLLDGKTRHVDSEPFENPEGLKRIFRYTISPVRVGERVVGVTSVFRDVSERVRRERRIAAEHAAARVLATATSLEEAASRLVQEVCGALHWEVGAVWVVDGVDLQLRAFWSPREEMADEIQARMGELVLKRGDGLAGRAWAERGPVWIRDARQEARFAIARSFGVRAGFAVPVMSDATCLGVLQFFDTSVRDRDEELEATMRSVAGYLAQFIERRRAELELVHARDEALEAARLKSEFVANVSHEIRTPMNGVLGMADLLLDTSLDDEQRSFAETVKSSGASLLSIIDDILDFSKIEAGKLDLDPIVFDVREAVGDVCELLASRAHDRGLELVAQISDDVPQAVTGDEGRLRQILTNLIGNALKFTHEGEVVVTVTAQTGGLRIAVRDTGIGIAPELVEGLFDSFSQADSSTTRRYGGTGLGLAISRQLVEMMGGRIGAESEPGHGSTFWFTVRMPTATVQSVPLPRELAGLRVLIVDDNATNREILERRISSWRMNADSADGGEAGLVSVLKAREAGTPYDLVLLDHHMPGLDGLDVARELGPDGPRVILLSSAGRNRGGPGINATLTKPVRDSRLYDTIANTMAGDGTRVPGPAARPALPEERKSAPILLAEDNPTNQAVAVNILRKRGYRVEVVGNGEEAVAALRRGPFAAVLMDCQMPVLDGYAATAEIRDLEGDARHTPIIAMTAHAMEGARERCLEAGMDDYLSKPLRPEALDEVLAQWLDKPAPPVIDRSFLAALAKDVGGEDVVAEICDLFLSDVDVRVRAMRRAAEDGDADALRGAAHQLKGSAANIGAVAVSGAAAEVERIAHSGRLDGVEAALTRLADVVSMTWAALGKSAP; encoded by the coding sequence GTGAATCACCGGCGATCGCTCGTTCGCGCCCCTGCCGCCAGCGCGCTGCTCGTCCTTGCGGTCCTTGCCGCCATCCTCGCCCTGCTGGTCGACCATCGTGTCTCACGGGACACGCTCGAGCGCACTGCGGTCTGGCGCGACGAGCTCGCCACCATCCGCGGCGAGGCCTCGCTGGCGCGGCTCAACGCCGAGAAGCGCGCCGCCGGGGACATCCGCGCCGACGTCGACGGGCCGCTGAACGGCGCGCTCGACGCCTGCGACGGGCTGCAGGCCAGCGCGAGCAACGGGCTGGTGGTCCCCGCCGAGCGCCTCTGCCAGCAGGTGCGGCTGTTGCGCTCGACACCCCGCGACGACGTCGTGTTCGCCGCGCTGCTGCACGAGCGGGACCGGGCGCTCGCGGCGGTCGAGGACCGTCGCCAGCAGGACGAGCGCTGGCTGCTGCGGCTGGAGCTGTTCCTGGGCGCCCTGCTGGTCGGCCTGTTCGTCGCCGCCTCGCTGATGCTGCGCCGCGCGCGGTTGCGGCTGGCGGCGCAGGGCGAGCAGCACCGGACGGTGCTCGACTCGGTCGGCGACGGCATCATGACGACCGACGGCGCCGGCATCGTCACCTACGCCAACCCCGCCGCCAACGCGATGCTCGGCGCGGCGGACCTGCGCGGCCAGTCGCTCGTCGGCTACCCCGGGTCCAAGCCCGCTGCGACCCTGCTCGACGGCAAGACGCGGCACGTGGACAGCGAGCCGTTCGAGAACCCGGAAGGGCTCAAGCGCATCTTCCGGTACACGATCAGCCCGGTGCGGGTCGGCGAGCGCGTGGTCGGCGTCACGTCGGTGTTCCGGGACGTCTCCGAGCGTGTGCGCCGTGAGCGCCGGATCGCGGCCGAGCACGCGGCCGCCCGGGTGCTGGCGACGGCGACGAGCCTGGAGGAGGCGGCGTCGCGGCTGGTGCAGGAGGTCTGTGGCGCGCTGCACTGGGAGGTCGGGGCCGTCTGGGTCGTCGACGGCGTCGACCTGCAGCTGCGCGCGTTCTGGTCGCCGCGCGAGGAGATGGCCGACGAGATCCAGGCGCGCATGGGCGAGCTGGTGCTCAAGCGCGGCGACGGGCTGGCCGGCCGGGCGTGGGCGGAGCGTGGTCCCGTGTGGATCCGCGACGCGCGGCAGGAGGCGCGCTTCGCGATCGCGCGCTCGTTCGGCGTGCGTGCCGGCTTCGCCGTGCCCGTGATGAGCGACGCGACGTGCCTGGGCGTGCTGCAGTTCTTCGACACCAGCGTGCGCGACCGCGACGAGGAGCTGGAAGCGACGATGAGGTCCGTCGCGGGCTATCTCGCCCAGTTCATCGAGCGCCGACGGGCCGAGCTGGAGCTGGTCCACGCCCGCGACGAGGCGCTCGAGGCGGCGCGGCTGAAGTCCGAGTTCGTCGCCAACGTCAGCCACGAGATCCGCACGCCGATGAACGGCGTGCTCGGCATGGCCGACCTGCTGCTGGACACGTCGCTCGACGACGAGCAGCGCTCGTTCGCGGAGACCGTCAAGAGCTCCGGCGCGTCGCTGCTGTCGATCATCGACGACATCCTCGACTTCTCGAAGATCGAGGCCGGCAAGCTCGACCTGGACCCGATCGTCTTCGACGTCCGTGAGGCGGTCGGCGACGTCTGCGAGCTGCTCGCGAGCCGCGCGCACGACCGCGGGCTCGAGCTCGTCGCGCAGATCTCCGACGACGTGCCGCAGGCGGTCACCGGCGACGAGGGCCGGCTGCGCCAGATCCTCACCAACCTGATCGGCAACGCGCTCAAGTTCACGCACGAGGGCGAGGTCGTCGTGACGGTCACCGCCCAGACGGGCGGTCTGCGGATCGCGGTGCGCGACACCGGCATCGGCATCGCCCCCGAGCTCGTCGAGGGCCTGTTCGACTCGTTCAGCCAGGCCGACAGCTCCACCACGCGGCGCTACGGCGGGACCGGGCTCGGCCTCGCCATCTCCCGTCAGCTGGTGGAGATGATGGGCGGGCGGATCGGCGCGGAGAGCGAGCCGGGGCACGGCAGCACGTTCTGGTTCACCGTCCGGATGCCGACCGCGACCGTGCAGTCGGTGCCGTTGCCGCGCGAACTTGCCGGGTTGAGAGTGCTGATCGTCGATGACAACGCGACCAATCGTGAGATCCTCGAGCGTCGGATCTCCTCGTGGCGGATGAACGCCGACAGCGCCGACGGCGGCGAGGCGGGGCTCGTGAGCGTGCTCAAGGCGCGCGAGGCCGGCACGCCCTACGACCTCGTCCTGCTCGACCACCACATGCCCGGGCTCGACGGCCTCGACGTCGCGCGTGAGCTCGGCCCGGACGGCCCGCGCGTGATCCTGCTCAGCTCCGCGGGCCGCAACCGTGGCGGCCCCGGCATCAACGCCACGCTCACCAAGCCGGTCCGCGACTCGCGTCTGTACGACACGATCGCCAACACGATGGCCGGCGACGGCACCCGCGTGCCGGGGCCCGCCGCCCGCCCCGCGCTGCCCGAGGAGCGCAAGAGCGCGCCGATCCTGCTGGCCGAGGACAACCCGACCAACCAGGCCGTCGCCGTCAACATCCTGCGCAAGCGGGGCTACCGCGTCGAGGTCGTCGGCAACGGGGAGGAAGCGGTGGCGGCCCTGCGTCGCGGCCCGTTCGCCGCGGTGCTGATGGACTGCCAGATGCCGGTGCTCGACGGCTACGCGGCCACGGCCGAGATCCGCGACCTCGAGGGTGACGCGCGCCACACGCCGATCATCGCGATGACCGCGCACGCGATGGAAGGCGCGCGCGAGCGTTGCCTCGAGGCCGGCATGGACGACTACCTGAGCAAGCCGCTGCGGCCCGAGGCGCTCGACGAGGTGCTCGCCCAGTGGCTCGACAAGCCCGCACCGCCCGTGATCGACCGGAGCTTCCTCGCCGCGCTCGCCAAGGACGTTGGGGGCGAGGACGTGGTGGCGGAGATCTGCGACCTGTTCCTCTCCGACGTCGACGTGCGCGTCCGGGCCATGCGGCGCGCGGCCGAGGACGGCGACGCCGACGCGCTGCGCGGCGCCGCCCACCAGCTCAAGGGCAGCGCGGCGAACATCGGGGCGGTGGCGGTGTCGGGCGCGGCCGCGGAGGTCGAGCGGATCGCCCACTCGGGCCGTCTCGACGGCGTCGAGGCGGCGCTCACGCGGCTCGCCGACGTGGTGAGCATGACCTGGGCCGCCTTGGGTAAGAGCGCTCCGTGA
- a CDS encoding response regulator transcription factor, whose product MKILVAEDDPVSRRVLEAVLARMGHECESAEDGAAAWARFQDAVPDVLITDWMMPNLAGPDLCRQVRARYGSDCYVIMLTALSGDGDVKVAMEAGADDFLNKPLDRNQLTMRLAVADRLRQLRLKVAELGGKA is encoded by the coding sequence GTGAAGATCCTTGTCGCCGAGGACGACCCCGTCTCCCGCCGCGTTCTGGAAGCCGTGCTGGCGCGGATGGGGCACGAGTGCGAGTCCGCCGAGGACGGCGCGGCGGCATGGGCGCGTTTCCAGGACGCCGTCCCGGACGTCCTGATCACGGACTGGATGATGCCCAACCTGGCCGGCCCCGACCTGTGCCGCCAGGTCCGTGCCCGGTACGGCAGCGACTGCTACGTGATCATGCTGACCGCGCTCAGCGGCGACGGCGACGTGAAGGTCGCGATGGAGGCCGGCGCGGACGACTTCCTCAACAAGCCGCTGGACCGCAACCAGCTGACCATGCGCCTCGCGGTCGCCGACCGGTTGCGACAGCTCCGTCTCAAGGTGGCCGAGCTCGGCGGAAAGGCGTAG